Proteins from one Neodiprion fabricii isolate iyNeoFabr1 chromosome 5, iyNeoFabr1.1, whole genome shotgun sequence genomic window:
- the LOC124182417 gene encoding DIS3-like exonuclease 2 isoform X4: MSDNGGQANMSGSSGIAKKSRRGKRANNKPNPISVEQMLATTLQKIEVQPKKRPPRRPKAFNQGSNSIDNNSEISPAVKLNTVLHEQTNAIAVNHIQASIVPQIIQNQGVNLMNKKKLSTKWKKNHLSKNQQVIRGQTENLSMNIAVGDAGGNRRKNKVSSTPGKSTENKKGNKTSFPDYIPQTLIRKLLVNQTSKEIEYVEGNIRINPKCFKEAYVAMPNDEMDILIDGIHDRNRALEGDLVAVKINPTDKWRNLKSNKPQKTATVVCILEKIHPRKAVGFLKVMPDKNNRVALFAPRDHKVPRLTIDSTYWPPNFYSDPESYANIMFFAEIISWNDVRYAHGKILKCIGKTGDLRAESCAIVLEYDLDVTPYSTELMQDLPPSDYQPVATDIDGREDWRKKCIFTIDPATAADLDDAMSCSPMENGNFEVGVHIADVTHYLNAFTPLDQAVARRATTIYLSDNVYHMLPKQLCNVCSLLPGYDKLAFSVIFEMTPGGDIIRHRFAKTVINSCCQFSYEHAQVMIMNPTKKWSNDEIPVIKGSYTISELCAVVNSLNNLAMKMREKRFENGSLRIDQPKLHVIVNRETGLPISFTLEEQKDSNRLIEEFMLLANMTVARHLYENFPDVSLLRCHQPPLMRNLSKTQTMLEKFGIHIDIESAGALQASLVRYQPDPCGSTKDFYLAKCRAVVMNILCAKTMADSNELQQTEIQCQTSSRGV; encoded by the exons ATGTCTGACAACGGTGGACAAGCTAATATGTCTGGGAGCTCaggaattgcaaaaaaatctcGCCGAGGTAAACGAGCCAACAACAAACCAAACCCGATAAGTGTTGAACAAATGCTTGCTACTACTTTACAAAAGATAGAAGTGCAGCCTAAAAAGAGACCCCCTAGAAGACCAAAGGCCTTTAACCAAGGATCGAACAGTATTGACAATAACTCCGAAATCTCACCTGCCGTTAAGTTGAACACTGTGCTCCACGAGCAG ACTAATGCGATAGCTGTCAATCATATTCAAGCATCCATTGTTCCACAAATTATCCAGAATCAAGGTGTGAActtaatgaataaaaaaaagctgTCAACAAAGTGGAAGAAAAACCATCTCAGTAAAAACCAACAAGTCATCCGAGGGCAGACTGAAAATCTCAGCATGAACATTGCTGTTGGTGATGCTGGgggaaatagaagaaaaaataaagtttcaagCACTCCGGGTAAAAGCACGGAGAATAAAAAAGGGAACAAAACGAGTTTCCCAGATTACATACCTCAAACATTAATAAGGAAGTTATTAGTTAATCAAACTTCGAAGGAAATCGAATATGTAGAAGGAAACATAAGGATAAATCCGAAGTGTTTTAAAGAAGCTTATGTTGCAATGCCTAATGACGAAATGGATATTTTGATAGATGGAATTCATGATAGAAACAGGGCCCTAGAGGGAGATTTGGTTGCCGTGAAAATAAATCCTACGGATAAGTGgcgtaatttgaaatcaaacaaaccGCAAAAGACTGCAACAGTTGTTTGTATATTGGAGAAAATTCACCCTAGAAAAGCAGTTGGGTTTCTCAAAGTCATGcctgataaaaataatcgggTTGCTCTATTTGCACCCAGGGACCATAAAGTACCTCGATTAACTATTGATTCCACTTACTGGCCCCCCAACTTTTATAGCGATCCAGAATCTTACGCCAATATTATGTTTTTCGCCGAAATCATATCGTGGAATGATGTCAGATATGCTCATGG aaaaattctgaaatgcATAGGTAAAACAGGAGATCTCAGGGCAGAGTCTTGCGCAATTGTGCTCGAATATGACCTGGATGTGACACCCTACAGTACAGAATTGATGCAAGACTTACCACCAAGTGACTACCAGCCTGTCGCAACAGACATCGATGGTCGAGAAgactggagaaaaaaatgtattttcaccATAGATCCAGCAACTGCTGCAGATTTGGATGATGCAATGTCGTGCAGTCCCATGGAGAATGGAAACTTTGAA GTGGGAGTTCATATTGCTGACGTGACGCATTACCTGAATGCATTTACGCCATTGGACCAGGCAGTTGCACGACGTGCAACGACTATTTATTTGTCAGATAATGTATACCACATGCTGCCTAAACAACTGTGCAACGTGTGCTCTCTTCTGCCAGGCTATGATAAGCTTGCGTTTTCCGTTATATTCGAAATGACACCTGGAGGTGACATAATCAGGCACAGATTTGCCAAAACTGTTATCAATTCATGCTGTCAGTTTTCCTACGAGCATGCTCAAGTTATGATTATGAACCCCACTAAAAAGTGGTCAAATGACGAAATCCCTGTGATCAAAGGTTCCTACACAATATCAGAACTGTGTGCCGTTGTAAACAGTTTAAATAATCTAGCAATGAAAATGAGGGAAAAAAGGTTTGAGAATGGCTCGCTTAGGATAGATCAGCCAAAGCTGCATGTAATCGTCAACAGAGAGACAGGATTACCTATATCGTTTACGCTGGAGGAACAGAAAGACAGTAACAG GTTGATTGAGGAGTTTATGCTCCTGGCAAATATGACTGTAGCCAGGCATCtctatgaaaattttccgGACGTTTCCTTGTTGCGTTGTCATCAGCCCCCTCTAATGCGAAATCTGTCCAAGACTCAGACAATGCTTGAAAAGTTTGGGATCCATATAGATATTGAGAGCGCGGGTGCCTTGCAGGCCAGTCTAGTTCGATACCAGCCAGATCCCTGTGGTAGTACCAAAGATTTTTACCTGGCAAAGTGCAGGGCTGTTGTGATGAACATTCTTTGCGCGAAAACCATGGCA GATAGCAATGAATTGCAACAGACAGAAATACAATGCCAAACTAGCTCAAGAGGCGTCTAG
- the LOC124182417 gene encoding DIS3-like exonuclease 2 isoform X2 codes for MNKKKLSTKWKKNHLSKNQQVIRGQTENLSMNIAVGDAGGNRRKNKVSSTPGKSTENKKGNKTSFPDYIPQTLIRKLLVNQTSKEIEYVEGNIRINPKCFKEAYVAMPNDEMDILIDGIHDRNRALEGDLVAVKINPTDKWRNLKSNKPQKTATVVCILEKIHPRKAVGFLKVMPDKNNRVALFAPRDHKVPRLTIDSTYWPPNFYSDPESYANIMFFAEIISWNDVRYAHGKILKCIGKTGDLRAESCAIVLEYDLDVTPYSTELMQDLPPSDYQPVATDIDGREDWRKKCIFTIDPATAADLDDAMSCSPMENGNFEVGVHIADVTHYLNAFTPLDQAVARRATTIYLSDNVYHMLPKQLCNVCSLLPGYDKLAFSVIFEMTPGGDIIRHRFAKTVINSCCQFSYEHAQVMIMNPTKKWSNDEIPVIKGSYTISELCAVVNSLNNLAMKMREKRFENGSLRIDQPKLHVIVNRETGLPISFTLEEQKDSNRLIEEFMLLANMTVARHLYENFPDVSLLRCHQPPLMRNLSKTQTMLEKFGIHIDIESAGALQASLVRYQPDPCGSTKDFYLAKCRAVVMNILCAKTMARARYFCTSVKMDAETLKHYALNVPLYTHFTSPIRRYSDCIVHRLLHASIQNALPVPNWTPSLCAEIAMNCNRQKYNAKLAQEASSELYLTYLLGLTGPVNTTAITLDVKDRSIDIILYEMGINLRIYFAELEKVASVHHVEEDDIQTVTIVWKDSNMSQVINIFSIVNVRVSKDPAKNRLLGELLAPMPLDIQASVQTL; via the exons atgaataaaaaaaagctgTCAACAAAGTGGAAGAAAAACCATCTCAGTAAAAACCAACAAGTCATCCGAGGGCAGACTGAAAATCTCAGCATGAACATTGCTGTTGGTGATGCTGGgggaaatagaagaaaaaataaagtttcaagCACTCCGGGTAAAAGCACGGAGAATAAAAAAGGGAACAAAACGAGTTTCCCAGATTACATACCTCAAACATTAATAAGGAAGTTATTAGTTAATCAAACTTCGAAGGAAATCGAATATGTAGAAGGAAACATAAGGATAAATCCGAAGTGTTTTAAAGAAGCTTATGTTGCAATGCCTAATGACGAAATGGATATTTTGATAGATGGAATTCATGATAGAAACAGGGCCCTAGAGGGAGATTTGGTTGCCGTGAAAATAAATCCTACGGATAAGTGgcgtaatttgaaatcaaacaaaccGCAAAAGACTGCAACAGTTGTTTGTATATTGGAGAAAATTCACCCTAGAAAAGCAGTTGGGTTTCTCAAAGTCATGcctgataaaaataatcgggTTGCTCTATTTGCACCCAGGGACCATAAAGTACCTCGATTAACTATTGATTCCACTTACTGGCCCCCCAACTTTTATAGCGATCCAGAATCTTACGCCAATATTATGTTTTTCGCCGAAATCATATCGTGGAATGATGTCAGATATGCTCATGG aaaaattctgaaatgcATAGGTAAAACAGGAGATCTCAGGGCAGAGTCTTGCGCAATTGTGCTCGAATATGACCTGGATGTGACACCCTACAGTACAGAATTGATGCAAGACTTACCACCAAGTGACTACCAGCCTGTCGCAACAGACATCGATGGTCGAGAAgactggagaaaaaaatgtattttcaccATAGATCCAGCAACTGCTGCAGATTTGGATGATGCAATGTCGTGCAGTCCCATGGAGAATGGAAACTTTGAA GTGGGAGTTCATATTGCTGACGTGACGCATTACCTGAATGCATTTACGCCATTGGACCAGGCAGTTGCACGACGTGCAACGACTATTTATTTGTCAGATAATGTATACCACATGCTGCCTAAACAACTGTGCAACGTGTGCTCTCTTCTGCCAGGCTATGATAAGCTTGCGTTTTCCGTTATATTCGAAATGACACCTGGAGGTGACATAATCAGGCACAGATTTGCCAAAACTGTTATCAATTCATGCTGTCAGTTTTCCTACGAGCATGCTCAAGTTATGATTATGAACCCCACTAAAAAGTGGTCAAATGACGAAATCCCTGTGATCAAAGGTTCCTACACAATATCAGAACTGTGTGCCGTTGTAAACAGTTTAAATAATCTAGCAATGAAAATGAGGGAAAAAAGGTTTGAGAATGGCTCGCTTAGGATAGATCAGCCAAAGCTGCATGTAATCGTCAACAGAGAGACAGGATTACCTATATCGTTTACGCTGGAGGAACAGAAAGACAGTAACAG GTTGATTGAGGAGTTTATGCTCCTGGCAAATATGACTGTAGCCAGGCATCtctatgaaaattttccgGACGTTTCCTTGTTGCGTTGTCATCAGCCCCCTCTAATGCGAAATCTGTCCAAGACTCAGACAATGCTTGAAAAGTTTGGGATCCATATAGATATTGAGAGCGCGGGTGCCTTGCAGGCCAGTCTAGTTCGATACCAGCCAGATCCCTGTGGTAGTACCAAAGATTTTTACCTGGCAAAGTGCAGGGCTGTTGTGATGAACATTCTTTGCGCGAAAACCATGGCA CGTGCCAGATATTTTTGTACCTCAGTCAAAATGGACGCTGAAACATTGAAACATTATGCTTTAAATGTTCCTCTCTATACGCACTTTACATCGCCGATCAGAAGGTACTCTGATTGCATAGTGCACCGATTACTGCATGCATCCATTCAGAACGCTTTACCAGTTCCTAATTGGACGCCAAGTCTATGCGCTGA GATAGCAATGAATTGCAACAGACAGAAATACAATGCCAAACTAGCTCAAGAGGCGTCTAGCGAATTGTACCTGACCTATCTTTTGGGTCTTACAGGGCCCGTAAACACCACTGCCATCACACTTGACGTGAAAGATCGAAGCATTGATATTATTCTTTACGAAATGGGTATTAACTTGCGAATTTACTTTGCTGAGCTGGAAAAGGTCGCCTCAGTTCATCACGTTGAAGAAGATGATATACAAACAGTAACGATTGTTTGGAAAGATTCAAATATGTCGCAA GTGATCAACATATTTAGCATAGTAAATGTTCGGGTCAGCAAAGATCCGGCAAAGAATCGTTTACTCGGAGAGTTACTAGCACCGATGCCACTTGATATTCAGGCCTCAGTACAAACATTATAA
- the LOC124182425 gene encoding ATP-dependent RNA helicase p62-like isoform X3, whose product MINNRIFVTRRTIDVAAAVLGFLPTTYGGSTSGYRSGGGRGGGGGGQRNGYGGGGGGGSSSSGRFGSRGGGGGGSSRGGGGGRGGSSLRKPNWDYENLKPFKKDFYVPHSNVSSRLPREVEIYRGDKQITLKGDSIPNPIQYFEEGNFPDYVMQGIRKQGFAEPTAIQAQGWPIAMSGRNMVGIAQTGSGKTLGYVLPAIVHINNQQPLNHGDGPIALILAPTRELAQQIQTVATEFGSLSYVRSTCIFGGAPKGGQARDLERGVEICIATPGRLIDFLERGTTNLRRCTYLVLDEADRMLDMGFEPQIRKIIEQIRPDRQVLMWSATWPKEVRNLAEEYLTDYTQLNIGSLTLSANHNILQIIDVCQEHEKETKLGSLLQEIGNVNDDGGKTIIFVETKKKVENITRNIRRYGWPAVCMHGDKSQQERDYVLREFRNKKGSILVATDVAARGLDHSSVTSLSNACIYIGTWCTD is encoded by the exons ATGATCAATAACCGGATTTTCGTCACTCGACGGACAATCgatgttgctgctgctgttctTGGCTTCTTGCCGAC GACCTACGGTGGATCAACTAGTGGATACCGTAGTGGAGGTGGTCGCGGAGGAGGTGGCGGGGGTCAGAGAAATGGTTATGGTGGTGGCGGCGGAGGTGGGAGCAGTAGCAGTGGCCGTTTTGGCAGcagaggaggaggtggaggtggcAGCAGCCGTGGAGGCGGTGGAGGTCGAGGAGGCAGCAGTCTGAGGAAACCAAACTGGGACTATGAGAACCTGAAACCATTCAAAAAAGACTTCTATGTTCCCCACTCTAACGTATCCAGCCGGCTGCCTCGCGAGGTGGAAATTTACAGAGGAGACAAGCAGATCACCCTCAAGGGCGACAGCATTCCAAACCCCATTCAGTATTTCGAGGAGGGGAATTTTCCTGACTATGTAATGCAGGGAATTAGAAAGCAGGGATTTGCAGAACCAACAGCAATTCAGGCTCAGGGATGGCCCATTGCCATGTCTGGACGCAACATGGTCGGCATCGCTCAAACCGGATCAGGAAAAACTCTAGGTTACGTTCTCCCAGCCATTGTTCATATCAACAATCAGCAGCCTCTGAATCACGGTGATGGACCCATCGCTCTGATCCTTGCACCGACCAGAGAACTCGCGCAGCAAATTCAGACGGTTGCGACAGAATTCGGCTCTCTTTCCTATGTCAGAAGCACGTGCATATTTGGTGGAGCACCTAAGGGAGGCCAGGCTCGAGACCTGGAGCGAGGGGTCGAAATTTGCATTGCCACTCCTGGTCGCCTGATAGATTTTCTTGAAAGGGGCACTACTAATTTACGCAGATGCACGTACTTGGTATTAGACGAAGCTGACAGAATGCTTGATATGGGATTTGAACCtcaaatcagaaaaatcattGAGCAGATCAGACCTGACAGGCAAGTACTGATGTGGTCTGCAACTTGGCCAAAAGAAGTTCGCAACCTTGCTGAAGAGTATTTAACTGACTACACGCAACTGAATATCGGCTCGCTCACACTTTCTGCAAACCACAACATTCTGCAGATTATCGATGTTTGCCAAGAGCATGAAAAAGAAACCAA ATTGGGAAGCCTGCTGCAAGAAATTGGAAACGTTAACGACGATGGCGGAAAGACAATTATATTTGTTGAGACTAAAAAAAAGGTTGAGAACATCACAAGAAACATCCGCAGATACGGGTGGCCAGCAGTATGCATGCATGGCGACAAATCGCAGCAAGAGCGTGATTACGTTCTCAGAG agTTTAGAAACAAGAAGGGTTCAATCCTTGTAGCGACAGATGTTGCTGCGCGTGGCCTGG ATCATTCTTCAGTTACGAGTTTGTCTAATGcctgtatatacat AGGCACATGGTGCACAGATTGA
- the LOC124182417 gene encoding DIS3-like exonuclease 2 isoform X1 translates to MSDNGGQANMSGSSGIAKKSRRGKRANNKPNPISVEQMLATTLQKIEVQPKKRPPRRPKAFNQGSNSIDNNSEISPAVKLNTVLHEQTNAIAVNHIQASIVPQIIQNQGVNLMNKKKLSTKWKKNHLSKNQQVIRGQTENLSMNIAVGDAGGNRRKNKVSSTPGKSTENKKGNKTSFPDYIPQTLIRKLLVNQTSKEIEYVEGNIRINPKCFKEAYVAMPNDEMDILIDGIHDRNRALEGDLVAVKINPTDKWRNLKSNKPQKTATVVCILEKIHPRKAVGFLKVMPDKNNRVALFAPRDHKVPRLTIDSTYWPPNFYSDPESYANIMFFAEIISWNDVRYAHGKILKCIGKTGDLRAESCAIVLEYDLDVTPYSTELMQDLPPSDYQPVATDIDGREDWRKKCIFTIDPATAADLDDAMSCSPMENGNFEVGVHIADVTHYLNAFTPLDQAVARRATTIYLSDNVYHMLPKQLCNVCSLLPGYDKLAFSVIFEMTPGGDIIRHRFAKTVINSCCQFSYEHAQVMIMNPTKKWSNDEIPVIKGSYTISELCAVVNSLNNLAMKMREKRFENGSLRIDQPKLHVIVNRETGLPISFTLEEQKDSNRLIEEFMLLANMTVARHLYENFPDVSLLRCHQPPLMRNLSKTQTMLEKFGIHIDIESAGALQASLVRYQPDPCGSTKDFYLAKCRAVVMNILCAKTMARARYFCTSVKMDAETLKHYALNVPLYTHFTSPIRRYSDCIVHRLLHASIQNALPVPNWTPSLCAEIAMNCNRQKYNAKLAQEASSELYLTYLLGLTGPVNTTAITLDVKDRSIDIILYEMGINLRIYFAELEKVASVHHVEEDDIQTVTIVWKDSNMSQVINIFSIVNVRVSKDPAKNRLLGELLAPMPLDIQASVQTL, encoded by the exons ATGTCTGACAACGGTGGACAAGCTAATATGTCTGGGAGCTCaggaattgcaaaaaaatctcGCCGAGGTAAACGAGCCAACAACAAACCAAACCCGATAAGTGTTGAACAAATGCTTGCTACTACTTTACAAAAGATAGAAGTGCAGCCTAAAAAGAGACCCCCTAGAAGACCAAAGGCCTTTAACCAAGGATCGAACAGTATTGACAATAACTCCGAAATCTCACCTGCCGTTAAGTTGAACACTGTGCTCCACGAGCAG ACTAATGCGATAGCTGTCAATCATATTCAAGCATCCATTGTTCCACAAATTATCCAGAATCAAGGTGTGAActtaatgaataaaaaaaagctgTCAACAAAGTGGAAGAAAAACCATCTCAGTAAAAACCAACAAGTCATCCGAGGGCAGACTGAAAATCTCAGCATGAACATTGCTGTTGGTGATGCTGGgggaaatagaagaaaaaataaagtttcaagCACTCCGGGTAAAAGCACGGAGAATAAAAAAGGGAACAAAACGAGTTTCCCAGATTACATACCTCAAACATTAATAAGGAAGTTATTAGTTAATCAAACTTCGAAGGAAATCGAATATGTAGAAGGAAACATAAGGATAAATCCGAAGTGTTTTAAAGAAGCTTATGTTGCAATGCCTAATGACGAAATGGATATTTTGATAGATGGAATTCATGATAGAAACAGGGCCCTAGAGGGAGATTTGGTTGCCGTGAAAATAAATCCTACGGATAAGTGgcgtaatttgaaatcaaacaaaccGCAAAAGACTGCAACAGTTGTTTGTATATTGGAGAAAATTCACCCTAGAAAAGCAGTTGGGTTTCTCAAAGTCATGcctgataaaaataatcgggTTGCTCTATTTGCACCCAGGGACCATAAAGTACCTCGATTAACTATTGATTCCACTTACTGGCCCCCCAACTTTTATAGCGATCCAGAATCTTACGCCAATATTATGTTTTTCGCCGAAATCATATCGTGGAATGATGTCAGATATGCTCATGG aaaaattctgaaatgcATAGGTAAAACAGGAGATCTCAGGGCAGAGTCTTGCGCAATTGTGCTCGAATATGACCTGGATGTGACACCCTACAGTACAGAATTGATGCAAGACTTACCACCAAGTGACTACCAGCCTGTCGCAACAGACATCGATGGTCGAGAAgactggagaaaaaaatgtattttcaccATAGATCCAGCAACTGCTGCAGATTTGGATGATGCAATGTCGTGCAGTCCCATGGAGAATGGAAACTTTGAA GTGGGAGTTCATATTGCTGACGTGACGCATTACCTGAATGCATTTACGCCATTGGACCAGGCAGTTGCACGACGTGCAACGACTATTTATTTGTCAGATAATGTATACCACATGCTGCCTAAACAACTGTGCAACGTGTGCTCTCTTCTGCCAGGCTATGATAAGCTTGCGTTTTCCGTTATATTCGAAATGACACCTGGAGGTGACATAATCAGGCACAGATTTGCCAAAACTGTTATCAATTCATGCTGTCAGTTTTCCTACGAGCATGCTCAAGTTATGATTATGAACCCCACTAAAAAGTGGTCAAATGACGAAATCCCTGTGATCAAAGGTTCCTACACAATATCAGAACTGTGTGCCGTTGTAAACAGTTTAAATAATCTAGCAATGAAAATGAGGGAAAAAAGGTTTGAGAATGGCTCGCTTAGGATAGATCAGCCAAAGCTGCATGTAATCGTCAACAGAGAGACAGGATTACCTATATCGTTTACGCTGGAGGAACAGAAAGACAGTAACAG GTTGATTGAGGAGTTTATGCTCCTGGCAAATATGACTGTAGCCAGGCATCtctatgaaaattttccgGACGTTTCCTTGTTGCGTTGTCATCAGCCCCCTCTAATGCGAAATCTGTCCAAGACTCAGACAATGCTTGAAAAGTTTGGGATCCATATAGATATTGAGAGCGCGGGTGCCTTGCAGGCCAGTCTAGTTCGATACCAGCCAGATCCCTGTGGTAGTACCAAAGATTTTTACCTGGCAAAGTGCAGGGCTGTTGTGATGAACATTCTTTGCGCGAAAACCATGGCA CGTGCCAGATATTTTTGTACCTCAGTCAAAATGGACGCTGAAACATTGAAACATTATGCTTTAAATGTTCCTCTCTATACGCACTTTACATCGCCGATCAGAAGGTACTCTGATTGCATAGTGCACCGATTACTGCATGCATCCATTCAGAACGCTTTACCAGTTCCTAATTGGACGCCAAGTCTATGCGCTGA GATAGCAATGAATTGCAACAGACAGAAATACAATGCCAAACTAGCTCAAGAGGCGTCTAGCGAATTGTACCTGACCTATCTTTTGGGTCTTACAGGGCCCGTAAACACCACTGCCATCACACTTGACGTGAAAGATCGAAGCATTGATATTATTCTTTACGAAATGGGTATTAACTTGCGAATTTACTTTGCTGAGCTGGAAAAGGTCGCCTCAGTTCATCACGTTGAAGAAGATGATATACAAACAGTAACGATTGTTTGGAAAGATTCAAATATGTCGCAA GTGATCAACATATTTAGCATAGTAAATGTTCGGGTCAGCAAAGATCCGGCAAAGAATCGTTTACTCGGAGAGTTACTAGCACCGATGCCACTTGATATTCAGGCCTCAGTACAAACATTATAA
- the LOC124182417 gene encoding DIS3-like exonuclease 2 isoform X3 produces the protein MSDNGGQANMSGSSGIAKKSRRGKRANNKPNPISVEQMLATTLQKIEVQPKKRPPRRPKAFNQGSNSIDNNSEISPAVKLNTVLHEQTNAIAVNHIQASIVPQIIQNQGVNLMNKKKLSTKWKKNHLSKNQQVIRGQTENLSMNIAVGDAGGNRRKNKVSSTPGKSTENKKGNKTSFPDYIPQTLIRKLLVNQTSKEIEYVEGNIRINPKCFKEAYVAMPNDEMDILIDGIHDRNRALEGDLVAVKINPTDKWRNLKSNKPQKTATVVCILEKIHPRKAVGFLKVMPDKNNRVALFAPRDHKVPRLTIDSTYWPPNFYSDPESYANIMFFAEIISWNDVRYAHGKILKCIGKTGDLRAESCAIVLEYDLDVTPYSTELMQDLPPSDYQPVATDIDGREDWRKKCIFTIDPATAADLDDAMSCSPMENGNFEVGVHIADVTHYLNAFTPLDQAVARRATTIYLSDNVYHMLPKQLCNVCSLLPGYDKLAFSVIFEMTPGGDIIRHRFAKTVINSCCQFSYEHAQVMIMNPTKKWSNDEIPVIKGSYTISELCAVVNSLNNLAMKMREKRFENGSLRIDQPKLHVIVNRETGLPISFTLEEQKDSNRLIEEFMLLANMTVARHLYENFPDVSLLRCHQPPLMRNLSKTQTMLEKFGIHIDIESAGALQASLVRYQPDPCGSTKDFYLAKCRAVVMNILCAKTMARARYFCTSVKMDAETLKHYALNVPLYTHFTSPIRRYSDCIVHRLLHASIQNALPVPNWTPSLCAEARKHHCHHT, from the exons ATGTCTGACAACGGTGGACAAGCTAATATGTCTGGGAGCTCaggaattgcaaaaaaatctcGCCGAGGTAAACGAGCCAACAACAAACCAAACCCGATAAGTGTTGAACAAATGCTTGCTACTACTTTACAAAAGATAGAAGTGCAGCCTAAAAAGAGACCCCCTAGAAGACCAAAGGCCTTTAACCAAGGATCGAACAGTATTGACAATAACTCCGAAATCTCACCTGCCGTTAAGTTGAACACTGTGCTCCACGAGCAG ACTAATGCGATAGCTGTCAATCATATTCAAGCATCCATTGTTCCACAAATTATCCAGAATCAAGGTGTGAActtaatgaataaaaaaaagctgTCAACAAAGTGGAAGAAAAACCATCTCAGTAAAAACCAACAAGTCATCCGAGGGCAGACTGAAAATCTCAGCATGAACATTGCTGTTGGTGATGCTGGgggaaatagaagaaaaaataaagtttcaagCACTCCGGGTAAAAGCACGGAGAATAAAAAAGGGAACAAAACGAGTTTCCCAGATTACATACCTCAAACATTAATAAGGAAGTTATTAGTTAATCAAACTTCGAAGGAAATCGAATATGTAGAAGGAAACATAAGGATAAATCCGAAGTGTTTTAAAGAAGCTTATGTTGCAATGCCTAATGACGAAATGGATATTTTGATAGATGGAATTCATGATAGAAACAGGGCCCTAGAGGGAGATTTGGTTGCCGTGAAAATAAATCCTACGGATAAGTGgcgtaatttgaaatcaaacaaaccGCAAAAGACTGCAACAGTTGTTTGTATATTGGAGAAAATTCACCCTAGAAAAGCAGTTGGGTTTCTCAAAGTCATGcctgataaaaataatcgggTTGCTCTATTTGCACCCAGGGACCATAAAGTACCTCGATTAACTATTGATTCCACTTACTGGCCCCCCAACTTTTATAGCGATCCAGAATCTTACGCCAATATTATGTTTTTCGCCGAAATCATATCGTGGAATGATGTCAGATATGCTCATGG aaaaattctgaaatgcATAGGTAAAACAGGAGATCTCAGGGCAGAGTCTTGCGCAATTGTGCTCGAATATGACCTGGATGTGACACCCTACAGTACAGAATTGATGCAAGACTTACCACCAAGTGACTACCAGCCTGTCGCAACAGACATCGATGGTCGAGAAgactggagaaaaaaatgtattttcaccATAGATCCAGCAACTGCTGCAGATTTGGATGATGCAATGTCGTGCAGTCCCATGGAGAATGGAAACTTTGAA GTGGGAGTTCATATTGCTGACGTGACGCATTACCTGAATGCATTTACGCCATTGGACCAGGCAGTTGCACGACGTGCAACGACTATTTATTTGTCAGATAATGTATACCACATGCTGCCTAAACAACTGTGCAACGTGTGCTCTCTTCTGCCAGGCTATGATAAGCTTGCGTTTTCCGTTATATTCGAAATGACACCTGGAGGTGACATAATCAGGCACAGATTTGCCAAAACTGTTATCAATTCATGCTGTCAGTTTTCCTACGAGCATGCTCAAGTTATGATTATGAACCCCACTAAAAAGTGGTCAAATGACGAAATCCCTGTGATCAAAGGTTCCTACACAATATCAGAACTGTGTGCCGTTGTAAACAGTTTAAATAATCTAGCAATGAAAATGAGGGAAAAAAGGTTTGAGAATGGCTCGCTTAGGATAGATCAGCCAAAGCTGCATGTAATCGTCAACAGAGAGACAGGATTACCTATATCGTTTACGCTGGAGGAACAGAAAGACAGTAACAG GTTGATTGAGGAGTTTATGCTCCTGGCAAATATGACTGTAGCCAGGCATCtctatgaaaattttccgGACGTTTCCTTGTTGCGTTGTCATCAGCCCCCTCTAATGCGAAATCTGTCCAAGACTCAGACAATGCTTGAAAAGTTTGGGATCCATATAGATATTGAGAGCGCGGGTGCCTTGCAGGCCAGTCTAGTTCGATACCAGCCAGATCCCTGTGGTAGTACCAAAGATTTTTACCTGGCAAAGTGCAGGGCTGTTGTGATGAACATTCTTTGCGCGAAAACCATGGCA CGTGCCAGATATTTTTGTACCTCAGTCAAAATGGACGCTGAAACATTGAAACATTATGCTTTAAATGTTCCTCTCTATACGCACTTTACATCGCCGATCAGAAGGTACTCTGATTGCATAGTGCACCGATTACTGCATGCATCCATTCAGAACGCTTTACCAGTTCCTAATTGGACGCCAAGTCTATGCGCTGA GGCCCGTAAACACCACTGCCATCACACTTGA